The Rhopalosiphum maidis isolate BTI-1 chromosome 2, ASM367621v3, whole genome shotgun sequence genome segment AAAATAATGAACTTTCCGACTTCCTTAATTATTGACaacatttttctgaaaataaaaaaaataatctttcaaaataatttttaaatataaattgtaacatagtacataatatgtaaatagcaATTAACACCTAATATTCTAATGGAATTTAGCTGGCcaatatcaaaaacataataaaatgtttaaaaaaaataagttattcatGTTGATGTGgttaacatatattatctaGTTGTTAACATGCATCTATTTTTcagtaaagtattaaaaaaaattaaaaaaaaaagttataaaccaaacttagtttttaatattagtatttaatcaaagttgaaatgttaaaatcaatttaaaaaatttaatttaaagattttgtaaaaaaaaatcaaaaattaacattgcgttatgttaaatatgtttataagaaaaatagactaggttattatacaaaatagatTTAGTAAAGCAGAAATGTATTCATAGTAAAATGCTAACTAAATAAAGATCCaaaaattttcattcaatatctgtttttagttttcttaAACTTCATTTAACTATATCATACTTAGCTAATATGATTGTTAAcaatcattttattgtattaaaggAATAAATAATGCCAATAATCTtattgctataaattatacacaacactacaattaaaacatttttactttttatacatacaggTTGCCATTGAAGATATGTGTCCTTAGTGGCTTCCAAATACTCATCTACAAGATTTTGAACTACAGCTCTAGAATCATCCATCTCACATAGATCATCtttgaacatattttgtttacgaAATTGATCTAAAAACGCTTCTCTGTGTCGCAGTTTATCGTACTGATCCAGAACTCTTTGGAAaagctgaaaaaaaaaattaataataattattccttcttgaattattatattttaattattcagatataaaatataatatacttgagaTATGCTTGTATGGTTGGCTAACATAAGACCAGATACACGGTGCGCAGTGGGAACATAGGGTGACTTTTTTGAAAGAGCAACTTGAATACTGGATGGACCccaattaatgaaatttacaGTTTTTCTTTCTCTAATTCTTTGGAGTGATTTGTATACTTGTGTAGGATCAACATCAccctttaatttaattattatcattgattattttcatttacgtACTTTTATTaaccaaatatataaaaaaaatacttgtattatatttaatatagataagtaGCAATGTGGTATGGTAGATCTTTCTTGTGCTGTGGACACCATCATGTTTTTTGGCTGCAATAACCGTCTCATTACATCAAAAACTGTAGTTTTACGAATATTAGCATCCTATTTACAAAATGATTATGTTAatgtaaactaaatattactatataatatctatagatgctaaatatatatatatatatataacaaaatattgaagtaCCTCATGATCAGTAGTTAATGGTGTGTAACCTGTCATAAGAAAGTGTAAACGTGGTGACGGTATCAAAGGTCCAATGAGACCAACTAAATCATTGTTCATGTATGATGGGTATCTAAATAAGATCAAAACTATAGAATAAGTTTAACTATatacaagtaataaaaataaataaaacttaaaacattacCTTAGAGTAGCAGTTGAAACAGACATAATTGTAGAtactaatgaatttatttgagCAAATGACGGATTTTCTATGTGTAATCGATCGGTTGCAATTCGATTTAATGCTGTATTATCTAAGACTACAACGCAATCTGCACTCTGTGCAAGTCGTTTTAAAGTCAATAACGAATTGTAAGGTTGTACGACTACATCACtgtgaatataatttgatagaaACAAcagtttcattattttgatttgaacataaatatgaaatagttaAACCCTTACCTAATTTCATCTTGATTTGGAAATACACTATAtgtttcgattattttttttggataaCGATCAGTTAAGTGTTCAAGTATAAACGAACCCATTCCTGAACCTGTACCCCCAGCAATTGAATGGCACAATACAAATCCTTGAAGACTATCACCTCCTTCTGCTTCACGATCTAATATGTCAAACACTTCTTCTTGTAGTCTTTCACCTTGACTAAAACCTGATGCCCAATTGTTTCCAGCACCACCACCATGTTTAGatagatatacattttcagGGTTGTATAGCTAAAaccaataaatcattattatatcaatgaaaatcttatttatatatctttttCAAGCTTACTTTTGAGTAATTGGATGACATGATTGAATGTATGACACGTGGTTCCAAATCTAACAAAACAGCTCTTGGCACATAATGGTTGTCATCagcttgataaaaaaatacatctttTCGGTCGCCAACACCTTCTGTAGCAAACGGCTCCAGTACTCCTTCTGGATTGATACCATGTTCGGCGCATAGTTTTTTCCAAAATTCAAATCCAACTTAAAACAAAGTAAAAGGTATTAAATCATCGTATGTCAAAATAAACCTAAATTACATTTGTCGATTAccttaatctaaaaattacttaCTTTGATTTCCACATTGGCCTAATTGGACCGTTATCATTTCACACGgcattttaaaactaagattatttattattttaatacatcaaaTTCAACAACTTAAATAACagttcgaaaaaaaaacaaaaaaaaagtataatttatttaaacaaatattgaataatgaaagtttcaaatttcaacaaaaataataaaaaaaataagcgaaatttataatcaatattaaattgtatttagtgaTAAGAAAACCTAAACTAAAGAAATGGCGCGAAGttctaaatattgataatgatcAATATACAGTGTTGTACACGTgacgataatttaaaatatttcaaaaataatatcgttagCATACTCTTAGAATCTAAGACttagatcataataatatagtaaatgatCAAAGGACCAAGGTCatacta includes the following:
- the LOC113551485 gene encoding tubulin gamma-1 chain-like, whose amino-acid sequence is MPCEMITVQLGQCGNQIGFEFWKKLCAEHGINPEGVLEPFATEGVGDRKDVFFYQADDNHYVPRAVLLDLEPRVIHSIMSSNYSKLYNPENVYLSKHGGGAGNNWASGFSQGERLQEEVFDILDREAEGGDSLQGFVLCHSIAGGTGSGMGSFILEHLTDRYPKKIIETYSVFPNQDEISDVVVQPYNSLLTLKRLAQSADCVVVLDNTALNRIATDRLHIENPSFAQINSLVSTIMSVSTATLRYPSYMNNDLVGLIGPLIPSPRLHFLMTGYTPLTTDHEDANIRKTTVFDVMRRLLQPKNMMVSTAQERSTIPHCYLSILNIIQGDVDPTQVYKSLQRIRERKTVNFINWGPSSIQVALSKKSPYVPTAHRVSGLMLANHTSISQLFQRVLDQYDKLRHREAFLDQFRKQNMFKDDLCEMDDSRAVVQNLVDEYLEATKDTYLQWQPKNVVNN